The Rhododendron vialii isolate Sample 1 chromosome 6a, ASM3025357v1 genome includes a window with the following:
- the LOC131330288 gene encoding MA3 DOMAIN-CONTAINING TRANSLATION REGULATORY FACTOR 2: protein MVVLFKISTMDLSDGYISTEHRELLRSASESADPLSVSPLELSMSPKTPRSPKSPRSPKGSPKGSPKAHSGKHGAGKGSPLKKDKQSRSPFDGRPKKGGAGGKGTWGGLLDTDGSHVIDLNDPNYTSNEENEQLSARFPSSPFEEYKKKVAVIMEEYFATDDVISTANELRELGMPSYNYYFVKKLVSMSMDRHDKEKEMAATLLSSLYADVIDPPQVYKGFCKLIESADDLIVDIPDTVDVLALFVARAVVDDILPPAFLMKEMASLSKDSKGFVVIKRADKSYLSAPLHADFILRRWGGSRNKTVEDVKGQISNLLVEYVVSGDRKEACICIKDLKVPFFHHEIVKRAIIMAMENRQAEDRLLDLLKMAAEEGLINSSQISKGFGRIIDTIDDLSLDIPKARQILQSLISKASSEGWLCASSLRPLSLDLKKKSLKDTAAKAFKVKAQSMIQEYFLSGDISEVSRCLETENNSSSSELNAIFVKKLITLAMDRKNREKEMASVLLSSLCFPGDDVVNGFVMLVESADDTALDIPIVVDDLAMFLARAVVDEVIAPLHLEEIGTLFLMPDSIGNKVLQMAKSLLKARLSGERILRCWGGGGSSTNGWAIEDVKDKIGKILEEFESGGDKREACRCIKELGMPFFHHEVVKKSLVTLMEKKNDRLWRLLGECFSIGLITTNQMMKGFGRVAESLDDLSLDVPDAEKQFTHYVERARIEGWLDPSFSFNRSGHILENGFCL, encoded by the exons ATGGTAGTGTTGTTCAAAATCAGTACGATGGATTTGTCTGATGGGTACATTTCAACGGAGCATCGGGAGCTACTTCGATCTGCTTCAGAAAGTGCAGATCCATTATCTGTTTCTCCATTAGAGCTCTCAATGTCCCCAAAGACACCGAGATCTCCTAAGTCTCCCAGGTCCCCAAAGGGTTCCCCAAAAGGATCTCCAAAGGCACATTCTGGTAAACATGGCGCAGGCAAGGGGAGTCCACTCAAGAAGGACAAGCAGTCACGTTCTCCATTCGATGGCCGTCCTAAAAAAG GTGGTGCAGGAGGCAAAGGAACTTGGGGAGGTTTACTTGATACTGATGGCAGTCATGTTATTGACCTTAATGACCCAAACTACACAAGCAATGAG GAAAATGAACAGTTAAGTGCAAGATTCCCGAGCTCTCCTTTTGAGGAGTACAAAAAAAAGGTTGCAGTTATTATGGAGGAATATTTTGCCACAGATGATGTTATCTCGACTGCAAACGAATTAAGAGAACTCGGAATGCCAAGCTATAACTATTATTTCGTGAAAAAACTGGTTTCCATGTCCATGGATAGGCACGacaaagagaaagaaatggCTGCTACTTTATTATCCTCCCTGTATGCCGACGTTATTGATCCACCACAAGTTTATAAAGGCTTCTGCAAATTGATAGAATCCGCAGATGATTTGATTGTAGATATTCCAGACACAGTTGATGTTCTTGCATTGTTCGTAGCTAGAGCCGTGGTTGATGACATACTTCCTCCTGCATTTTTGATGAAAGAAATGGCCTCTTTATCAAAGGACTCAAAAGGGTTTGTTGTCATTAAAAGAGCTGACAAAAGCTACCTATCAGCCCCTCTCCATGCAGATTTTATTTTGCGGCGTTGGGGTGGCAGCAGAAATAAAACAGTTGAAGATGTCAAGGGACAGATAAGCAATCTGCTGGTAGAGTATGTAGTCAGTGGGGATAGGAAAGAGGCTTGCATATGCATTAAGGATTTGAAAGTTCCATTTTTCCACCATGAGATAGTTAAGCGGGCCATTATAATGGCAATGGAAAACCGTCAAGCTGAAGACCGGCTTCTTGATTTGTTGAAAATGGCAGCTGAAGAAGGTTTGATCAATTCTAGTCAAATTTCAAAGGGATTTGGTCGGATTATCGACACCATTGATGACTTGTCGCTTGACATACCAAAAGCAAGGCAGATTTTGCAGTCTTTGATCTCCAAGGCTTCATCAGAGGGATGGCTTTGCGCCTCATCTTTGAGGCCGCTGTCATTAGATCTGAAAAAGAAATCTTTAAAAGATACTGCTGCCAAAGCCTTCAAGGTGAAAGCTCAATCCATGATTCAAGAGTACTTTTTGTCCGGTGATATTTCAGAGGTGAGCCGCTGTCTAGAAACAGAGAACAACTCTTCTTCATCCGAGCTTAACGCTATATTTGTCAAGAAGTTAATAACATTGGCAATGGATCGtaaaaacagagagaaagaaatggCTTCCGTTTTGTTGTCCTCCTTGTGCTTCCCTGGTGATGATGTGGTaaatggttttgttatgttGGTAGAATCTGCAGATGATACTGCCCTTGATATTCCGATAGTTGTTGATGATCTGGCGATGTTTTTAGCTAGAGCTGTGGTGGATGAAGTCATAGCCCCACTGCACTTGGAAGAAATTGGGACACTGTTTTTGATGCCGGATTCAATCGGGAACAAAGTGCTCCAAATGGCCAAGTCATTGCTAAAGGCTCGCCTTTCGGGTGAAAGGATACTTAGGTGTTGGGGTGGTGGAGGAAGTAGTACGAATGGATGGGCAATTGAGGATGTCAAGGACAAGATTGGCAAAATCTTGGAGGAGTTTGAGTCAGGAGGGGATAAAAGGGAAGCATGCCGATGCATAAAAGAGCTAGGCATGCCATTTTTCCACCACGAGGTTGTTAAGAAATCGTTGGTGACACTTATGGAGAAGAAGAATGACAGGTTGTGGCGTTTGCTTGGAGAGTGTTTTAGCATAGGACTCATAACTACGAATCAGATGATGAAGGGCTTTGGGAGAGTAGCAGAATCTCTGGACGACTTGTCTTTGGATGTTCCCGATGCCGAGAAACAATTCACACATTATGTTGAACGGGCTCGAATCGAAGGGTGGTTGGATCCGTCATTTAGCTTCAATAGATCAGGACATATACTGGAGAATGGCTTCTGTTTATGA